From one Nothobranchius furzeri strain GRZ-AD chromosome 2, NfurGRZ-RIMD1, whole genome shotgun sequence genomic stretch:
- the LOC139062779 gene encoding kunitz-type protease inhibitor 1-like → MSGSCSSSLLLLLLFLLLLQRGAEGSADCGSGAFRSGHDDFVLDTNEAVREGAALLTTESVSADADCETLCCQNPTCNLALLEPRAAGTRTCVLFDCIYKNLFVCRFVNQVGYQSYIRTSVYQKYLQEQGKQAPPIANAGRDAIIQPGETVLLNGSESLALNEAHITTYHWRQLKGDPGLTLEKTDHPDQVRLSNLKPGSYRFQLTVTDSKGQSDDDTVNVLVLNQTLSASYCLAPLKVGPCRAAFPRWRYNVSTRSCEVFTFGGCKSNENNYLSEETCQVACRGVTVSSERSIVLPAAEECGKACGPEQMTCDSGCCLDRSLECDGVSQCSDGSDESDCSELSQTFSQLLGINMNDTKVLCTDAPRTGPCRASHPRWYYDPLDMKCYRFTYGGCDGNMNNFEKEDECNSACQGVTSKNVFSRGIFTRYEKQDEEEGKSGSAALAVILAVAILALLAILGYCLLRRRRRSAATTRSAHTQLAEQDTLVYNSTTKPL, encoded by the exons ATGTCCGGATCCTGCTCCtcttccctcctcctcctcctcctcttcctcctactGCTGCAGCGCGGAGCGGAGGGGAGCGCGGACTGCGGCAGCGGCGCTTTCCGCTCCGGCCACGATGACTTCGTGCTGGACACGAACGAGGCGGTGAGGGAGGGCGCGGCCCTGCTGACCACAGAGAGCGTCTCCGCGGACGCGGACTGTGAGACGCTGTGCTGTCAGAACCCCACCTGTAACCTGGCGCTGCTGGAGCCGCGTGCGGCAGGCACGCGCACGTGCGTCCTGTTTGACTGCATCTACAAAAACCTTTTCGTTTGTCGGTTCGTGAACCAGGTCGGATACCAGAGCTACATCAGAACGTCCGTGTACCAGAAGTACCTGCAGGAGCAAG GTAAACAGGCTCCGCCCATCGCCAACGCAGGCCGTGACGCCATTATTCAGCCCGGAGAGACCGTTCTGCTGAATGGCTCTGAGAGCCTGGCGCTCAACGAGGCACACATCACCACCTACCACTGGAGACAGCTGAAGGGAGACCCTGGCCTCACCTTGGAG AAAACGGACCACCCTGACCAGGTGAGGCTATCCAACCTGAAGCCCGGTTCCTATCGCTTCCAGCTGACTGTCACCGACTCCAAAGGCCAGTCAGATGACGACACGGTCAACGTCCTCGTCCTCAACCAGACGCTATCTGCCT CTTACTGCTTGGCCCCGTTGAAGGTGGGCCCATGCCGCGCGGCGTTTCCTCGATGGCGTTATAACGTTTCGACGAGAAGTTGTGAGGTGTTTACATTCGGAGGCTGCAAGAGCAACGAGAACAACTACCTGTCTGAAGAAACGTGTCAGGTAGCCTGCAGAGGAGTCACAg TCTCATCTGAGAGGAGCATCGTTCTACCTGCTGCAG AGGAGTGTGGTAAAGCCTGCGGTCCTGAGCAGATGACCTGTGACAGCGGCTGCTGCCTGGACAGAAGTCTGGAGTGTGACGGCGTGAGTCAGTGCAGCGATGGTTCTGACGAGTCCGACTGCTCTGAAC TGAGCCAGACCTTCTCTCAGCTGTTGGGAATCAACATGAATGACACCAAAG tgCTGTGCACAGATGCACCCCGCACCGGCCCGTGTCGGGCGTCGCACCCCCGCTGGTACTACGACCCTCTGGACATGAAGTGCTACCGCTTCACGTACGGCGGCTGTGACGGAAACATGAACAACTTTGAGAAGGAAGACGAATGCAACTCAGCATGTCAAGGAGTGACAA gtaaaaatgttttttccagGGGAATTTTTACCCGTTATGAGAAGCAAGATGAGGAAGAAGGAAAATCAG GCTCTGCTGCTCTGGCTGTGATTCTGGCGGTGGCCATCTTGGCTCTGCTGGCCATCCTGGGCTACTGCTTGCTGCGGAGACGCCGTCGTAGCGCTGCCACTACTCGCTCCGCCCACACGCAGCTGGCAGAGCAGGACAcgctggtgtacaacagcaccacCAAACCTCTGTGA